In Anseongella ginsenosidimutans, one genomic interval encodes:
- the hemW gene encoding radical SAM family heme chaperone HemW → MMPGIYIHIPFCKKACHYCDFHFSTNLKRRGEMLEALQREIWLRRDYLGGEELATIYIGGGTPSLLSPAELSALLETIGKFHPLAPSCEITLEANPDDLETANLAELRKTGINRLSIGVQSFFDEDLRWMNRAHTAAGALESIRRARNAGFDNLTADLIYGFPLLSDLKWLENIRTAIDLGIEHLSCYNLTVEEGTALSSFIKKGQEQNPSGEQGARQFELLMDETARNGFLHYEISNFCRPGFHSRHNTAYWQEKAYLGIGPSAHSYNGRSRSWNKSNNYAYIQAIGLDELPSGEESLTVNDRVNERIMTQLRTMWGLDLEKIAEDFGNEVLSELQAAAGEYTGKGWAEEKGGKLYLTRKGKLYADSIISGLFLV, encoded by the coding sequence ATGATGCCGGGGATCTACATTCATATTCCTTTTTGTAAAAAAGCCTGCCATTACTGCGATTTTCATTTCAGCACCAACCTGAAGCGCCGCGGTGAGATGCTGGAGGCGCTGCAGCGGGAAATATGGCTTCGCCGCGACTACCTCGGAGGGGAGGAACTTGCTACCATTTATATAGGCGGAGGAACTCCGTCCCTGCTGAGCCCGGCGGAACTCAGCGCCTTGCTCGAAACGATCGGGAAGTTTCATCCGCTGGCTCCAAGTTGCGAGATCACGCTGGAAGCGAATCCGGATGACCTGGAAACAGCTAACCTGGCTGAGCTGCGCAAAACCGGCATCAACCGCCTTAGCATTGGCGTACAGTCGTTCTTTGACGAGGACTTGCGATGGATGAATCGCGCCCATACAGCCGCCGGGGCGCTGGAAAGCATCCGGCGCGCCCGGAACGCCGGCTTCGACAACCTGACGGCGGACCTGATCTACGGCTTCCCTTTACTGAGTGACCTGAAATGGCTGGAAAATATTCGTACAGCTATTGATCTGGGCATTGAACACCTGTCCTGCTATAACCTTACGGTAGAGGAGGGGACCGCCCTTTCCTCCTTTATAAAAAAAGGACAGGAGCAAAACCCTTCCGGGGAGCAGGGCGCCAGGCAGTTTGAATTACTGATGGATGAAACGGCGAGGAACGGCTTTCTTCATTATGAAATTTCTAATTTTTGCCGTCCGGGGTTTCATTCCAGGCATAATACGGCTTATTGGCAGGAAAAGGCATACCTGGGGATCGGACCTTCGGCACACTCTTATAATGGCCGCTCCCGGAGCTGGAATAAATCCAATAACTATGCCTATATACAGGCTATCGGGCTGGATGAACTCCCTTCCGGGGAAGAATCGCTTACGGTAAATGATCGCGTGAACGAAAGGATCATGACCCAGCTGCGGACAATGTGGGGGCTTGATCTCGAAAAAATTGCGGAGGATTTTGGAAACGAAGTCTTGTCTGAATTGCAGGCGGCGGCAGGCGAATATACCGGCAAGGGATGGGCGGAGGAAAAAGGCGGGAAATTATATCTCACCCGGAAAGGGAAGCTTTATGCCGACAGTATCATATCCGGGTTGTTTCTGGTATAA
- a CDS encoding alkene reductase codes for MESQINNSPLFSPLAIQGLELKNRIVMAPMTRSRAPGAVPNDLMASYYAQRATAGLIIAEGTAPSPSGLGYSRIPGIFNESQVAGWKKVTGAVHARGGRIFLQLMHTGRVAHPDNLPEGTAVIAPSPIQAEGEMWTDTNGMQALPVPREMSPEDIQQTINEYVKAAENAVEAGFDGVEIHAANGYLPGQFLNPHSNKRTDAYGGDIAGRSRFILELGASIARAIGPEKTGVRLSPYSTFNSMHPYEETFETYDYLSAELDKLNLVYIHLVEPAARELEEGRRLVEKIRSNFRNLFIANGGYSAESAAEAVENDQAHLVSFGAPFISNPDLAERIQNNLQLEAADPGTFYTPGEKGYIDYPFYSTEISQ; via the coding sequence ATGGAATCACAGATCAACAACTCCCCGCTCTTCAGCCCGCTTGCAATTCAGGGCCTGGAATTAAAAAATCGTATAGTAATGGCTCCCATGACCCGTTCAAGGGCTCCCGGTGCGGTACCAAATGATTTAATGGCCAGCTATTACGCGCAGCGGGCTACGGCCGGCCTCATCATTGCCGAGGGCACGGCCCCTTCACCCTCCGGCCTGGGTTATTCCCGCATTCCCGGTATCTTCAATGAGTCACAGGTTGCCGGCTGGAAAAAGGTAACGGGCGCTGTTCATGCCCGCGGAGGCAGGATATTCCTGCAGCTGATGCACACGGGCAGAGTAGCCCATCCGGATAACCTTCCGGAAGGTACGGCTGTTATTGCTCCTTCGCCAATACAGGCCGAAGGGGAGATGTGGACCGATACAAACGGCATGCAGGCTCTCCCCGTTCCCCGTGAAATGTCCCCGGAGGATATTCAGCAAACGATCAATGAGTATGTGAAGGCGGCGGAAAACGCCGTCGAAGCGGGGTTTGACGGCGTAGAGATACATGCCGCCAACGGCTACCTTCCCGGGCAGTTCCTGAACCCGCATTCCAATAAAAGAACCGATGCCTATGGCGGAGACATTGCCGGGCGCAGCAGGTTTATCCTGGAACTCGGAGCGTCCATTGCCAGGGCTATCGGCCCGGAAAAAACAGGCGTCAGGCTCTCTCCTTATAGTACCTTCAATAGCATGCATCCCTATGAAGAGACCTTTGAGACTTACGATTATCTTTCAGCTGAACTTGATAAGCTGAATCTTGTTTATATTCACCTGGTGGAGCCGGCGGCCCGCGAGCTTGAGGAAGGCCGGCGCCTTGTTGAAAAGATCAGAAGCAATTTCAGGAACCTGTTCATTGCAAACGGGGGCTATTCCGCTGAAAGCGCAGCCGAAGCCGTCGAAAATGATCAGGCGCACCTGGTATCTTTCGGGGCGCCCTTTATTTCGAATCCGGATCTGGCGGAACGTATCCAGAATAACCTGCAGCTGGAAGCAGCCGATCCGGGTACTTTTTACACCCCCGGAGAAAAGGGCTATATTGATTATCCCTTTTATTCAACCGAAATATCTCAGTAA
- a CDS encoding MarR family winged helix-turn-helix transcriptional regulator: protein MKIEDIIRQKEFRNEQERAWINMVYTFNRLTDRITMVLKQFGITQQQYNVLRILRGRKGEVSCCSDVKEVMLDKNPDLTRLCDRLVAKGLIKRELNELNRREVGLSITAEGLALLEQIQPELEKHNSFLYNLSAKEAAQLSLLLDKLRE from the coding sequence ATGAAAATAGAAGACATTATCCGCCAGAAGGAATTTCGGAATGAGCAGGAGAGGGCCTGGATAAACATGGTCTATACCTTTAACCGGTTAACAGACCGCATAACCATGGTACTCAAGCAATTTGGCATAACCCAGCAGCAGTACAATGTACTCCGGATATTAAGAGGCCGGAAAGGCGAGGTTTCCTGCTGCTCTGATGTGAAAGAGGTGATGCTGGATAAAAACCCTGACCTTACCAGGCTCTGTGACCGGCTGGTAGCTAAGGGCCTGATAAAAAGAGAACTGAATGAACTCAACAGGCGGGAAGTAGGCTTGAGTATTACTGCGGAGGGGCTTGCGCTCCTGGAGCAGATCCAGCCCGAGCTGGAAAAGCACAACAGTTTCCTGTATAATTTATCCGCGAAGGAAGCCGCGCAGCTGTCCCTTTTGCTTGATAAACTGAGAGAATAA